The following are encoded in a window of Pseudomonas graminis genomic DNA:
- a CDS encoding 3-hydroxybutyryl-CoA dehydrogenase has product MSMQHIAVIGAGTMGNGIAQVCAVAGFDVTLLDISDTALERSMATVRKNLERQVTKQTVTAELAEAALGRIRVTTDYGQLNGAQLVIEAATENLELKLRLLKQIASHVDRDCVIASNTSSLSITQLAASVEHPDRFIGLHFFNPVPMMSLIEVIRGLQTADTTHIAAIKLAERLNKTAITAGNRPGFVVNRILVPMINEAILVLQEGLATAQDIDDGMRLGCNQPIGPLALADLIGLDTLLAIVEAFNEGFNDSKYRPAPLLKEMVAAGYLGRKTGRGFFTYN; this is encoded by the coding sequence ATGAGCATGCAACACATCGCTGTAATCGGCGCTGGCACCATGGGCAACGGCATCGCGCAGGTCTGCGCGGTGGCCGGTTTCGACGTGACCCTGCTGGACATTTCCGACACGGCACTGGAACGCAGCATGGCGACGGTGCGCAAGAACCTCGAGCGGCAGGTGACTAAACAGACGGTGACCGCCGAGCTTGCCGAAGCCGCCCTGGGGCGCATCCGCGTCACCACTGATTACGGCCAGTTGAATGGCGCGCAACTGGTGATCGAGGCGGCGACCGAGAACCTTGAGCTGAAGCTGCGCCTGCTCAAGCAGATCGCCAGCCATGTCGACCGCGACTGCGTGATTGCCTCGAACACCTCGTCGCTGTCGATCACGCAACTGGCCGCCAGCGTCGAACACCCGGACCGGTTCATCGGCCTGCACTTCTTCAACCCCGTGCCGATGATGAGCCTGATCGAGGTCATTCGCGGTCTGCAGACGGCGGACACCACCCACATCGCGGCGATCAAGCTGGCCGAGCGGTTGAACAAGACCGCGATCACTGCCGGCAACCGCCCGGGGTTTGTGGTCAACCGGATTCTGGTGCCGATGATCAACGAAGCGATTCTGGTGTTGCAGGAAGGCCTGGCCACTGCTCAGGACATCGACGACGGCATGCGTCTGGGCTGCAACCAGCCCATCGGCCCGCTGGCGCTGGCTGACCTGATCGGTTTGGACACCCTGCTGGCGATCGTCGAAGCGTTCAACGAAGGCTTCAACGACAGCAAATACCGCCCCGCGCCGCTGCTCAAGGAAATGGTCGCGGCGGGGTATCTGGGCCGCAAGACCGGGCGTGGGTTTTTTACCTATAACTGA
- a CDS encoding glycosyltransferase, whose amino-acid sequence MINRNLHGKLPAPYYIYAPDYRETSSGICVMHYLCHALNIAGHEAYVALCDVKNPALRTPSLSEELIKCHQDLGRTPIVVYPEVVSGNPLSGPVVVRYILNREGFLTGNGLQAGRNDLFFHYAHDFRDESLNTNMLTLPVIDSELFSPPKEPVERTKSYLYLHRHLIRDVDFLSLPADIEILSLSKPKTLAQLAEIFKTAAVLYSYEISATCTEAMLCGCPVIYLQGGHIDTLPFTEHFGDAGAAMHYEPGGLERARASLPQARLRWLEIEDTFWQQLDYFIELTQRAVVDHKANLHTRPLTEWLQARALSPVQERLIAARRAELSNSSSLTVIVLDRLDRPDQVRLTLESLGVWQAQAVTRRTVVLSASQRPQDVPPDIEWQLAASDIALQINALLRNDGSEWFIILHAGDEWQASGTLRLELELAQHSQCQMVYFDEIHHADDVRGIAMRPDLNLDLLLSFPVSMATHWLFKRELALDVGGFDPAFSQALEFDLILRLIEQNGIGAIGHIDEPLLACSAPTLAQNSDEVRTLKRHLLARNYLHADVIEAPARHYHVQYGHQSRPLVSIIVPTRDQLPMLQRCIETVLEKTAYQHYEIIIVDNDSQTPEALEWLANMEAIGGQKVRVLRYPLAFNFSAMNNMAAAEARGDYLVLMNNDIAVLREDWLDKLLNHAQRPEVGIVGSKLLYPNATIQHAGVILGLRGPAEHPFSGESATSPGYMQRRWLDQDLSAVTAACLMVRKSIYDEVSGMDEEAFKVSYNDVDLCLKVGRQGYLVVWTPHALLLHEGSVSQTADLSFERKKKEVRFAGERDAMYAKWLPLLARDPAYNPNLSLSGNGFDLEPITALTWQPMAWRPLPRVLVHPADAGESGHQRVLDPLKALMEAAAVDGFALPTPLGVVDLQRYNPDVIVYQRHLDELRLDDMRHASAFSSAFKIFDLDIDVFSLPAHHPDHDRLPTDLSNAMERVGRFADRFIVATPHLADLFSGFHGDLRVIPARLPVDLWGNLHPRRNRGFKPRVGILCDTDVHLLNNVVQVLTDEIEWIFVGTCPESIRPSGFEIHGSPSLQRKASALASLDLDLALVPLEQNPFNEARGNLPLVEYGACGYPVICSDVRAYQGDLPVTRVANTDQAWIDAIRAHLHDLSTAARIGDQLRSKVLSDWMLDDGGVEAWRTAWLP is encoded by the coding sequence ATGATCAACCGCAACCTGCACGGCAAGCTCCCGGCGCCTTATTACATTTACGCGCCCGACTACCGGGAAACCTCATCGGGCATCTGCGTGATGCACTACCTCTGCCATGCGCTGAACATTGCCGGTCACGAGGCGTATGTGGCGCTGTGCGATGTGAAAAACCCGGCACTGCGTACGCCGTCGCTCAGCGAAGAACTCATCAAATGCCATCAGGACCTGGGCCGCACGCCCATCGTCGTCTATCCCGAAGTGGTCTCGGGCAACCCCTTGTCGGGGCCCGTCGTGGTGCGCTATATCCTCAACCGCGAGGGTTTTCTGACGGGTAATGGTCTGCAGGCGGGCAGAAACGACCTGTTCTTCCACTACGCCCATGATTTCCGCGACGAAAGTCTCAACACCAACATGCTGACGCTGCCGGTGATCGACTCGGAACTGTTCTCGCCGCCCAAGGAGCCGGTAGAGCGAACAAAGTCCTATCTTTACCTGCACCGCCATCTCATTCGCGATGTCGACTTCTTGAGCCTTCCTGCCGACATCGAAATCCTCTCCCTGAGCAAACCCAAGACCCTTGCCCAGTTGGCGGAGATTTTCAAGACGGCAGCAGTGCTCTACTCGTACGAGATTTCTGCGACCTGCACCGAGGCGATGCTGTGTGGATGTCCGGTGATCTATTTGCAGGGCGGGCACATCGACACCCTGCCCTTCACCGAGCACTTCGGCGACGCCGGTGCGGCCATGCACTACGAGCCGGGAGGCCTTGAGCGCGCCCGTGCATCGCTGCCTCAGGCACGGCTGCGCTGGCTCGAAATCGAGGACACGTTCTGGCAACAGCTCGATTACTTCATCGAGTTGACCCAACGCGCCGTGGTCGATCACAAGGCCAATCTGCACACACGACCGCTGACCGAATGGTTGCAGGCGCGGGCTTTGTCCCCTGTGCAAGAACGCTTGATCGCCGCGCGCCGAGCCGAATTGAGCAACAGCAGCAGTCTTACAGTGATCGTACTGGACCGATTGGATAGGCCAGACCAGGTGCGGCTGACCCTTGAAAGCCTGGGGGTGTGGCAGGCCCAGGCCGTTACGCGGCGGACTGTGGTCTTGAGCGCTTCACAACGTCCACAGGATGTCCCGCCGGACATCGAATGGCAGTTGGCGGCGAGTGACATCGCGCTGCAAATCAATGCGCTGTTACGCAATGACGGCAGCGAATGGTTCATCATTTTGCACGCTGGCGACGAGTGGCAAGCCAGCGGCACCCTGCGCCTGGAGCTGGAGCTGGCGCAACACAGCCAGTGCCAGATGGTCTATTTCGATGAGATCCATCACGCCGATGATGTCCGCGGTATCGCCATGCGGCCGGACTTGAATCTCGATCTGCTGCTGAGCTTTCCCGTCAGCATGGCCACCCACTGGCTGTTCAAGCGTGAGCTGGCGCTGGACGTCGGAGGCTTCGATCCGGCGTTCAGCCAGGCCCTGGAGTTCGACCTGATCCTGCGCCTGATCGAGCAGAACGGCATTGGCGCAATCGGCCACATCGATGAACCTCTGCTGGCGTGCAGCGCACCGACGCTGGCGCAGAACAGCGACGAAGTCAGAACGCTCAAGCGCCATCTGCTAGCACGAAACTATCTGCATGCCGACGTCATTGAAGCACCTGCCCGGCACTACCACGTGCAATACGGGCATCAGAGCCGGCCGCTGGTGTCGATCATCGTGCCCACTCGGGATCAGTTGCCGATGCTGCAGCGCTGCATCGAAACCGTGCTGGAAAAAACGGCGTATCAGCATTACGAAATCATCATCGTTGACAACGACAGCCAGACCCCGGAAGCGCTGGAGTGGCTTGCCAACATGGAGGCCATCGGCGGTCAGAAAGTACGCGTGTTGCGTTACCCGCTGGCGTTTAACTTCTCGGCGATGAACAACATGGCGGCGGCTGAAGCACGCGGCGACTATCTGGTGTTGATGAACAACGATATCGCCGTTCTGCGCGAGGACTGGCTGGACAAGCTGCTGAACCATGCCCAGCGTCCGGAAGTGGGTATCGTCGGCAGCAAACTGCTCTATCCCAACGCGACGATCCAGCACGCGGGTGTCATTCTCGGACTGCGAGGCCCGGCCGAACATCCGTTTTCCGGCGAATCCGCTACGTCCCCCGGGTATATGCAACGGCGGTGGCTGGATCAGGATTTAAGCGCGGTGACCGCTGCCTGCCTGATGGTGCGCAAGTCTATTTATGACGAGGTTTCGGGCATGGACGAGGAGGCTTTCAAAGTCTCCTACAACGACGTTGATCTGTGTCTGAAAGTGGGTCGCCAGGGCTACCTCGTGGTGTGGACACCCCATGCACTGTTGCTGCATGAAGGATCGGTCAGCCAGACGGCGGACTTGAGCTTTGAGAGGAAGAAAAAAGAAGTGCGTTTTGCCGGGGAACGCGACGCGATGTACGCCAAGTGGCTACCGTTGTTGGCGCGCGACCCTGCATACAACCCCAATCTTTCGCTGAGTGGTAATGGCTTCGATCTTGAGCCGATTACCGCGCTGACATGGCAACCGATGGCCTGGCGCCCGCTGCCAAGGGTGCTGGTGCACCCGGCTGACGCCGGTGAATCCGGCCATCAAAGAGTTCTTGATCCGCTCAAGGCGTTGATGGAGGCGGCGGCGGTCGACGGTTTCGCCCTGCCGACACCGCTGGGGGTGGTGGACCTGCAGCGCTACAACCCGGACGTTATCGTCTATCAACGGCATCTGGATGAACTACGGCTGGACGATATGCGACACGCCTCTGCGTTTTCCTCGGCATTCAAAATATTCGACCTGGACATTGATGTGTTCAGCCTGCCCGCCCATCATCCTGATCACGACCGTCTACCGACGGACCTGAGCAACGCGATGGAGCGAGTGGGGCGTTTCGCGGACAGGTTCATCGTGGCCACTCCTCATCTAGCCGACCTTTTTTCCGGATTCCATGGAGATCTGAGGGTCATTCCCGCGCGACTTCCAGTGGACCTGTGGGGCAACCTGCACCCACGTCGCAATCGTGGGTTCAAGCCGCGCGTCGGCATCCTCTGCGACACCGATGTGCATCTGCTGAACAATGTGGTTCAGGTGCTCACCGATGAGATTGAGTGGATTTTCGTCGGCACCTGTCCGGAGTCAATACGCCCCAGCGGCTTCGAGATCCATGGCAGTCCCTCGCTGCAGCGCAAGGCAAGCGCCCTGGCCAGCCTGGACCTGGATCTCGCGCTGGTTCCGCTGGAGCAGAATCCCTTCAATGAAGCCCGTGGCAACCTGCCGCTGGTTGAATACGGGGCGTGTGGTTATCCGGTCATTTGCAGCGATGTCCGTGCCTATCAGGGCGACTTGCCGGTGACGCGGGTTGCCAATACCGATCAGGCCTGGATCGACGCGATCCGCGCGCACCTGCATGATCTGTCTACGGCGGCGAGGATTGGCGATCAGCTGCGGAGCAAAGTGCTGAGCGACTGGATGCTGGACGACGGAGGCGTTGAGGCATGGCGCACGGCCTGGCTGCCGTGA
- a CDS encoding acetyl-CoA C-acyltransferase family protein gives MSTPEVFVVSALRTAIGGFGGSLKDVSPIELGTQVSRAALAKSGIAPEHIGHVVMGHVIPTEVRDAYLSRVIALDAGLTKETPAMNVNRLCGSGLQAIVSAAQSLMLGDARAVLAGGAESMSRGAYIMPQARWGARMGNVQAYDYMLGALHDPFANIHMGITAENIAEHYGITRADQDALALTSQQRAAQAIAEGRFEGQIVPIEIATRKGTVTFAQDEHVRGDVTAEQLDKMKTAFKKAGTVTAGNASGLNDGAAALVMANGDMVREHGLTPMARLVAYAHAGVDPSMMGLGPIPASRKVLERAGLTVADLDVIESNEAFAAQACAVARELGFDPARVNPNGSGISLGHPVGATGAIIATKAIHELHRIQGRYALVTMCIGGGQGIAVIFERV, from the coding sequence ATGAGCACACCCGAAGTTTTCGTCGTCAGCGCACTGCGTACCGCCATCGGTGGATTCGGCGGTTCCCTCAAGGACGTCTCCCCCATCGAACTGGGCACCCAGGTCAGCCGCGCCGCACTGGCGAAATCCGGGATCGCACCGGAGCACATCGGCCATGTGGTCATGGGCCACGTGATCCCCACCGAAGTGCGCGACGCCTATCTTTCCCGGGTCATCGCCCTCGACGCCGGCCTCACCAAAGAAACGCCTGCCATGAACGTCAACCGCCTGTGCGGCTCGGGCCTGCAGGCCATCGTCTCGGCGGCGCAATCGCTGATGCTCGGCGACGCCCGGGCGGTGCTGGCCGGTGGGGCCGAATCCATGAGCCGTGGCGCGTACATAATGCCCCAGGCCCGTTGGGGCGCGCGCATGGGTAACGTCCAGGCGTACGACTACATGCTCGGCGCGTTGCATGACCCGTTCGCCAACATCCACATGGGCATCACCGCCGAGAATATCGCCGAGCACTACGGCATCACCCGTGCCGATCAGGACGCCCTGGCGCTGACCAGCCAGCAGCGCGCGGCCCAAGCCATCGCCGAAGGGCGTTTCGAGGGCCAGATCGTGCCGATCGAGATCGCCACGCGCAAAGGCACCGTGACCTTCGCCCAGGACGAGCACGTCCGTGGCGACGTGACTGCCGAGCAGCTGGACAAGATGAAAACCGCGTTCAAGAAGGCCGGCACCGTCACTGCAGGCAATGCGTCCGGCCTGAACGACGGCGCGGCGGCGCTGGTTATGGCCAATGGCGACATGGTCCGCGAGCACGGCCTCACGCCGATGGCGCGTCTGGTGGCGTATGCCCATGCCGGGGTTGATCCGTCGATGATGGGCCTGGGGCCGATTCCGGCCAGCCGCAAAGTGCTGGAACGTGCCGGCCTGACCGTGGCGGACCTGGACGTTATCGAATCCAACGAAGCGTTCGCCGCCCAGGCCTGCGCCGTCGCCCGTGAGCTAGGCTTTGATCCGGCCAGGGTCAACCCGAACGGCTCGGGCATCTCCCTCGGCCATCCGGTGGGCGCGACGGGGGCTATCATCGCCACCAAGGCGATTCACGAACTGCACCGGATTCAAGGCCGCTACGCGCTGGTGACCATGTGCATCGGCGGCGGCCAGGGCATCGCCGTCATCTTCGAACGTGTGTAA
- a CDS encoding AraC family transcriptional regulator, translating into MREKDSVSIYFVQLIVHALRDQPLRLQSVLQAAEIDMALLDDPTARVSASAFAALWLIQIKELGDEFFGLDSHGMPLGSFALICRGLIQEPNLEKALRQCLSNFGLFLRDFRGSLIIRGPRAVLAVDTTTDDPVRQRFGEETFLLLMISLLCWLGGRRISIDRAQFRQRRQRLSDDSLLWGFNLSFGEQRTEIEFSSHCLRLPVVQSLPSLKSFLRTAPQWLVIRYRNQRGLAAQVYQRLRNSHYGHWPTLLEMADELKLSATTFRRRLEREGCAFQGIKDDVRRGIAQQKLRDTELSVVEIASLVGFQEPSAFHRAFKKWTGESPGAYRSRTPSSL; encoded by the coding sequence ATGCGGGAAAAGGATTCAGTGTCGATCTACTTCGTCCAGTTGATCGTCCATGCGCTGCGCGACCAGCCGCTGCGTTTGCAGTCGGTTTTGCAGGCGGCGGAAATCGACATGGCGCTGCTCGACGACCCCACGGCGCGGGTCTCGGCCAGTGCGTTTGCGGCGTTGTGGCTGATTCAGATCAAGGAACTGGGCGACGAGTTTTTCGGCCTCGATTCCCACGGCATGCCTCTGGGCAGCTTCGCCCTGATATGCCGGGGGCTGATTCAGGAACCTAACCTGGAAAAGGCCCTGCGCCAGTGCCTGAGCAATTTCGGCCTGTTCCTGCGCGACTTCCGCGGCAGCCTCATCATTCGTGGCCCACGCGCGGTGCTCGCGGTGGACACCACGACGGACGATCCGGTCCGGCAGCGCTTCGGTGAAGAGACGTTTCTGCTGCTGATGATCAGCCTGCTGTGCTGGCTTGGCGGGCGCCGCATCAGTATCGACCGCGCGCAGTTCCGCCAGCGCCGTCAGCGCCTCAGCGACGATTCGCTGCTGTGGGGTTTCAACCTGAGTTTTGGTGAGCAGCGCACCGAGATCGAGTTTTCCAGCCACTGCCTGCGTCTGCCGGTGGTGCAGTCGTTGCCGTCGCTCAAATCATTTTTGCGCACCGCGCCGCAGTGGCTGGTTATCCGCTACCGCAACCAGCGCGGGCTGGCGGCGCAAGTCTATCAACGCCTGCGCAACAGCCATTACGGACACTGGCCGACGCTGCTGGAAATGGCCGACGAGCTGAAGCTCAGCGCCACCACGTTCCGCCGTCGGCTGGAGCGTGAGGGCTGCGCGTTTCAAGGGATCAAGGACGACGTGCGGCGCGGCATCGCCCAGCAGAAGCTGCGCGACACCGAACTGAGCGTGGTCGAGATCGCGTCACTGGTGGGATTTCAAGAGCCCAGCGCGTTCCACCGGGCGTTCAAGAAATGGACAGGGGAAAGTCCGGGGGCGTATCGATCGCGCACGCCGTCCTCTCTTTGA